One Acyrthosiphon pisum isolate AL4f unplaced genomic scaffold, pea_aphid_22Mar2018_4r6ur Scaffold_21522;HRSCAF=24174, whole genome shotgun sequence genomic window, ATACGACGAGCCACCCAAcggtgtatatttatataccgcCAACAACAAGCCGTCTATCGACTCTAGAGAAAACCCACTCCCCCTCCCACTGTAGTCATCTTTCTCCTTCATCAACTTTATATACGCCCTCTCTACAATCGTTCTAATGTCACTATGCGGATAAAGTTCTACCGCCGAAGTCTTGAATGCCCGGTTCTCTGACGAGTTTGGTACGTTGGGCCGGTTGTATGTTGCCTCGAGtttcaaattgaatttaatCGCATGCTTTTTCACGTGGGTTTTCAATAAATTGACTAGCTCAGGCATAAGCGGGCGGAGAAAGTCagaataaatcattgtattagtaatatttttagcatAATACCAAACTATTTTACGGTTTGCGGACGACAAAATCTCAACAAACCCGGGTGACTTGACGAGattcaatctaatttttttagcgTTAGCAGCTGAGGTGGTATTGGCGGTCGAAACACGTTTCCCGTTGACGGCAACGGTGTaagaatctttaaaaataaaaaaaaaaacctaatattaataactaatgaaaataataataaattgactaaTCTAATCAACCCgtgactgaaaaataaaatctaacgacatgtattttaaaaatctgtattcgattaataaatctaattgaacgttacgtatttaaaaaaaaataatccacgGCGGATAAAATAAACTAACCTGTATCCTCAAATGCGTCCATTGCTTTCATACACAATATATCGTTATCCTCAAAGTCGTCCATTGCTTCCATACACAAtatatcgtcgtcgtcggaTATCGCATTCGATCCACCGGCCGGGACATCGGGGACAAATATTTGCGGCGCAATCTGGACCTGTTGAGCTGGAGCAGGTTGAGTGATGATGGGTGTAGCTGGTATCGGTCTCAAATGGGTTCGAATGTTGACAATACCttgggaaaaataaattaatattgtataagatagaaataataaaaataaattaatattgtataagatagaaataaaacttttatattactaatacataccatgaatatttttcagatgTCTATTGACACACGATTTATAGTTGAATGTCGATGTACATACGGTACACGGAAAACGTATACCGGTATGAGTTATTTCATGTCTAACCAAACTGTCTTTTCGTCCAAAAACCAACGGACACTGCACGCATTTAAACATATTGGTAGGTAATTacgagagagagaaaaaaaaatgtttaaaaattaaaaacacagaaAAATGCTGAAAAAAACACGAAGGGGGCAAACGCATAGAACGTGTACAAGTAACTGTGACACACTGAACGCTGTTGACAACGGCAGCTGGTATAGTACAAGGTCGTATTGATAACAAAGGGATAATAGCCATCTATTCAATGGATATATACGATTATTTGAACGTTtcaaaaaaacctacaccgtacaCCAAATGTAGacatgcagtatatatttctgatatttaacaataagcgtttatttcgtgattttcggctatttgaataaatctacaacaacatactaaaataaatatatgcgtcaTACATtactgatatttaataataatatattatgtttattttaattttacactcAACGCCGTTGACAACGGCAACTGCAGCTAGTGTACGATAAGGTCGTATCGATAACAAAGGGATAATAGCCATCTATTCAATAGATATATACGATTATTTGAACGTTtcaaaaaaacctacaccgtagtaaaaatgttgctacacagtagatatttctgatatttaacaaaaagcgtttatttcgtgaatttcatgatttttgacatttttaaaaaaaacctacaccgtagtaacaatagtgatatgcagtatatatttctgatatttaacaaaaagcgtttatttcgtgattttcggctatttgaataaatctacaacaacatactaaaataaatatatgcgtcaTACATTACTGATGTACACTTGAAGACAGACTGATTGAATGCCGACTCTTGCGGAGCCTATAGTATCCGTTTCACATTCACGtgttgtagatatttttaatattttacgatttacatttatttcgtgaatttcaataaaatcgtaataatcTACACTGTATTCGACGTCGTCAGTCGTCACTGtagttacatttgaaaaatacctacaccgtagtaacaatagtgatatgcagtatatatttctgatatttaacaaaaagcgtttatttcgtgaatttcatgatttttgacatttttaaaaaaacctacaccgtagtaacaatagtgatatgcagtatatatttctgatatttaacaaaaagcgtttatttcgtgaattttgacatttttgacatttttaaaaaaacctacaccgtagtaacaatagtgatatgcagtatatatttctgatatttaacaaaaagcgtttatttcgtgaatttcatgatttttgacatttttaaaaaaacctacaccgtagtaacaatagtgatatgcagtatatatttctgatatttaacaaaaagcgtttatttcgtgaattttgacatttttgaataaatctacaGCAGCAGATGCTGATAGTAGGAGTTAATTACTGATAAAGAGATTTATACACCGCACACGttacgaataatttatttattattgatgaggAGTGGTTACTGATAAGGTTACGGTTGCGGTATCACTGATAAGGTTACACTTACTgataaggttaggttaggttaggttaggttaggttaggcgtTACAGCGTTAAGGTTCTCGTTGTAATTTGTGCAGTGTTTAAATGTACacttattaatcaatttttgtaACCTCCTCTCACATGACACCAACTCCATCTTCATTTCCTTCCTTTTAGACTGCATTGTTTTACCTAGAAAATCAAACAcaaaatatcagtaaaaatgtttatatacatatatatatatatatatataataaataaagttgcATACCAAATACAGCGTTATtcataagtttaaaaaagtccTTCTCAAATTCATTCTTCGCCCTTTTCCTCAACTCTGTGTTTAATTCTATATATTTGGCTAACCAGTCAGACTGGTTAAACTGAATAAccctatgtacctataaaaaaattattacaatctgttttaaaatcttataaaatacaaatatttactttttccaCTTTCAACCCATTCTTAATTGCCTGCTGCAGATttctataatgtataacatagtTCTTTTTCGTCTCAAAAGTTGCCATCAACTTCCTCACCTTCGACCCGCGAGGTATACCGCTGTTCGGCAAGAATGGTAGATCGTTGTGTTTATCATGTAATTTTTGTGGGTATGTTACATCCACCTCATACACTCGCCCTATGGGTGATGTATCGTTCAAATCATCAAGTCCGTTTAATGTGGGTTCGACCCAGTTGAACCCACCGTATGGCATGTACTGCGACATTGCCCATCCATACAAGTTgttacctataaaatttaaaaaaaaaaaattaataagtatgaaaatattattaagtttagaaaaaaatatacttacagtCCTGATATACTATCCACGATTTCTCTTTCGTCTCATCATAGTCCGGGGTCTTTGCATTATTCGCCTTCGCATATCGTTTGCTCGCTTGAACCAATCCGCCACgtaaacctataaaataaataagattaatattatatatatatatatatatatacacattttaaaaataatatactgaccATTCTCAAACATCAATAACATCTCGTAATCATCTAGCAGCTGTAGCTTTTGCCCCGTGAACTTTAGCATTGCGTCGAAGCTAAGTCCAGGGGCGGTGAAATAGTGGGCTGCGTCCAAGTTGTATGCCCTCATACATACGTCGCGGAAGTTCTCAAACACATCAGCCAACAGCAATACATCGATTTTCAAATATAAGTCCGAATATTCGCCCAACGTCGTACAGCCAAAGTGGTTCCAAACCAACTTCGCGTGCTCAAAGTCTTCCTCCTTTATCCCGGTCTCCTTCAACGTACTATAAAAACTCCTCTTACTCGGTAATCGTTCTTCATCCAATCGCTCCCAGCTATCTGTGTACTCGTATGGGTACACCCCCTTCTGAGTCACTAACGGCATATCTCCGGCGACAAAATGTTTCGCGGTTTCTCGGAAATTTTCAAGTCCTGGTGTCACAAGATTTTTGGCTAAAGTTGATAGTCCTGATGCCATAAACCTGAACGTGTCTATAAATCGCATTGAAAAGGTGTTTGTGACGTATTTTGTAAATGATGTAAATTTCTCCTCGCTGTTAGGTATTACTTTAATAGCTTTGGTGTCATGGCCAACTATGGGGTGTCTCTGGGTCTTATTCCACGCCTTGAATTCAGTACAGTCACCCTCTTTTGGCATCTCTGGTAAAATTGGTGTGTGTTCTCCGCAAATCAGCTTGTGTTGAGTCAGCGCCTCCTGTCCGCTCAACTTGTATTTATGCCGCCTGTCATCGAATGACGTGAAA contains:
- the LOC115034915 gene encoding uncharacterized protein LOC115034915, yielding MFKCVQCPLVFGRKDSLVRHEITHTGIRFPCTVCTSTFNYKSCVNRHLKNIHGIVNIRTHLRPIPATPIITQPAPAQQVQIAPQIFVPDVPAGGSNAISDDDDILCMEAMDDFEDNDILCMKAMDAFEDTDSYTVAVNGKRVSTANTTSAANAKKIRLNLVKSPGFVEILSSANRKIVWYYAKNITNTMIYSDFLRPLMPELVNLLKTHVKKHAIKFNLKLEATYNRPNVPNSSENRAFKTSAVELYPHSDIRTIVERAYIKLMKEKDDYSGRGSGFSLESIDGLLLAVYKYTPLGGSSYIELPTYIDRKRGTINPQNTDQECFKWAILARHAANNVSDKYKYCVGENYRKHEDNIFRRYHVPHTTVRY
- the LOC100571667 gene encoding uncharacterized protein LOC100571667; protein product: MIYSDFLRPLMPELVNLLKTHVKKHAIKFNLKLEATYNRPNVPNSSENRAFKTSAVELYPHSDIRTIVERAYIKLMKEKDDYSGRGSGFSLESIDGLLLAVYKYTPLGGSSYIELPTYIDRKRGTINPQNTDQECFKWAILARHAANNVSDKYKYCVGENYRKHEDKYNFEGITSPTPLSDINKFEKNNKNVSINVYGLEKKFQIPKLPRYEVYPLRVVDEEKPNHFDLLLVTDGENSHYVYISNFSRLVRRQKTKHAERVVFCKRCFTSFDDRRHKYKLSGQEALTQHKLICGEHTPILPEMPKEGDCTEFKAWNKTQRHPIVGHDTKAIKVIPNSEEKFTSFTKYVTNTFSMRFIDTFRFMASGLSTLAKNLVTPGLENFRETAKHFVAGDMPLVTQKGVYPYEYTDSWERLDEERLPSKRSFYSTLKETGIKEEDFEHAKLVWNHFGCTTLGEYSDLYLKIDVLLLADVFENFRDVCMRAYNLDAAHYFTAPGLSFDAMLKFTGQKLQLLDDYEMLLMFENGLRGGLVQASKRYAKANNAKTPDYDETKEKSWIVYQDCNNLYGWAMSQYMPYGGFNWVEPTLNGLDDLNDTSPIGRVYEVDVTYPQKLHDKHNDLPFLPNSGIPRGSKVRKLMATFETKKNYVIHYRNLQQAIKNGLKVEKVHRVIQFNQSDWLAKYIELNTELRKRAKNEFEKDFFKLMNNAVFGKTMQSKRKEMKMELVSCERRLQKLINKCTFKHCTNYNENLNAVTPNLT